From Phragmites australis chromosome 5, lpPhrAust1.1, whole genome shotgun sequence, a single genomic window includes:
- the LOC133919739 gene encoding mitochondrial metalloendopeptidase OMA1, with amino-acid sequence MNCLKNSRSVLSRLLRHRPAVSPPGQAPPPRYYYASRVLRDKPAVRKPPPAQTPPPRYYYTFRFLREKPAVRPPPPPPAVQAPSPRHYYTPPRRQEVIHFTRRRGGSRWYHDQRKLTAAVLITGGGAVAVYFGHLEAVPYTNRTHFIMLSPKLERQLGESQFAELKKQLAPKILPPLHPDSIRVRLISSEIVRAVHRGLAGRQRHDASYGEDASYGYGDISADLTIKNHDAEAGAVMLGVSPRKNASAATAAQRDDEVLDDRWVTECRNRGKARGAQPQTSHLDGLNWEVIVVRDDLVNAMCLPGGKIVVFTGLLEKFRADAEIATVIGHEVGHAIARHSAEQITKNMWLGILQIVILQFIYMPDLINTMSTLLLRLPFSRRMEIEADHIGLLLLASAGYDPRIAPGVYEKLGKIGGDSALNNYLSTHPSSKKRAELLSRANVMNEALELYREVSAGQGAEGFL; translated from the exons ATGAACTGCTTGAAGAACTCGCGCTCCGTCCTCTCCCGTCTCCTCCGCCACCGGCCAGCCGTCTCCCCGCCGGGGCAGGCGCCGCCCCCTCGTTACTACTACGCGTCCCGGGTCCTTCGCGACAAGCCGGCTGTCCGCAAGCCGCCGCCGGCGCAGACGCCGCCTCCCCGGTACTACTACACCTTCCGGTTCCTCCGCGAGAAGCCCGCCgtccgcccgccgccgccgccgccggcggtgcAGGCGCCGAGTCCTCGGCATTACTACACCCCCCCGCGGCGCCAGGAGGTCATCCATTTcacccgccgccgcggcgggtCCCGGTGGTACCACGACCAGCGGAAGCTCACCGCGGCGGTCCTCATCACCGGAGGCGGTGCGGTCGCCGTCTACTTCGGCCATCTCGAGGCCGTGCCCTACACCAACCGCACCCACTTCATCATGCTCTCGCCCAAGCTGGAGCGCCAGCTTGGGGAGTCCCAGTTCGCCGAACTCAAGAAGCAGCTCGCGCCCAAGATCCTGCCCCCACTCCACCCCGACAGCATCCGCGTCCGCCTCATCTCCTCGGAGATCGTCCGCGCCGTCCACCGTGGCCTTGCCGGCCGCCAGCGCCACGACGCCTCCTACGGAGAGGACGCCTCGTATGGGTATGGCGATATCTCCGCCGACCTCACCATCAAGAACCACGATGCGGAGGCTGGTGCCGTGATGCTTGGCGTGTCCCCTCGCAAGAACGCGAGCGCAGCCACGGCGGCCCAGCGAGACGACGAGGTTCTGGATGACAGGTGGGTCACCGAGTGCCGGAACCGTGGGAAGGCGCGGGGAGCGCAGCCGCAGACGAGTCACCTCGATGGGCTCAATTGGGAGGTGATCGTTGTCAGAGATGACCTTGTCAATGCAATGTGCTTGCCTGGTGGCAAGATTGTAGTCTTTACTGGATTGCTCGAAAAATTCAGGGCGGATGCCGAGATTGCCACTGTGATTGGGCATGAG GTTGGGCACGCTATTGCAAGGCACTCGGCAGAGCAGATCACTAAGAACATGTGGCTTGGGATCTTGCAGATTGTCATCTTACAATTTATTTACATGCCAGACTTGATAAATACAATGTCAACATTACTCCTCAGGCTGCCCTTCTCACGAAG GATGGAGATAGAGGCAGACCACATTGGACTCCTGCTACTCGCTTCTGCTGGCTACGATCCACGCATAGCCCCTGGGGTCTACGAGAAACTAGGAAAGATTGGAGGTGATTCAGCATTGAACAATTACCTCTCGACTCATCCTTCGAGTAAGAAAAGAGCGGAGCTTCTATCGCGAGCCAATGTCATGAACGAGGCGCTGGAGTTATACAGGGAAGTTAGTGCCGGCCAAGGCGCTGAAGGTTTCCTCTAG